From Pseudomonas poae, the proteins below share one genomic window:
- a CDS encoding DUF4123 domain-containing protein: MPNQLLPKTWLTHCPLQPTENVFVILSNAGDTQPVDAWRKLAVGKPPQPIWAGTAYAEWTEVMPYVAVIEPDSPFLDWVGTTTSTDWGWLAVSSSPLETVIAHLQGLTKVYLPDGEDVFLRFWDGAQFLPILRGLGDEAGKVLPVFQRYLINGQPLTVVPAPVTEAKASPWWRVPAALMEQLAEQSPQTLIGNLLQWLEEQRPDLYTAFTPTTLQHKVAYFARSADIRHEALAAYLASELS; encoded by the coding sequence ATGCCGAATCAGTTGTTACCAAAAACTTGGTTAACCCACTGCCCGCTTCAGCCGACTGAGAATGTCTTCGTTATTCTCAGTAACGCCGGCGATACACAGCCAGTCGATGCTTGGCGAAAACTGGCAGTCGGCAAACCGCCACAACCCATCTGGGCAGGCACAGCCTACGCCGAATGGACCGAGGTAATGCCTTACGTCGCGGTGATCGAACCCGACAGTCCTTTTCTCGACTGGGTAGGCACTACTACCTCAACCGATTGGGGCTGGCTGGCAGTGTCCTCCAGTCCGTTGGAAACCGTGATTGCGCACCTGCAAGGCTTGACCAAGGTCTACCTGCCGGATGGGGAGGACGTGTTCTTGCGTTTCTGGGATGGCGCTCAGTTTTTACCCATCTTGCGGGGCTTAGGCGATGAGGCCGGTAAGGTCTTGCCGGTGTTCCAGCGCTATCTGATCAACGGCCAGCCACTGACGGTTGTGCCGGCGCCGGTGACCGAGGCCAAAGCCAGCCCCTGGTGGCGAGTGCCGGCAGCGTTAATGGAGCAACTGGCTGAGCAATCGCCTCAAACCCTGATCGGCAACCTGCTGCAATGGCTCGAAGAGCAGCGCCCGGACCTCTACACCGCCTTTACGCCGACGACCTTGCAGCACAAGGTCGCGTATTTTGCGCGCAGTGCGGATATTCGCCATGAGGCGCTGGCCGCCTACCTGGCCTCAGAGTTGAGTTGA